From one Sphingomonas xanthus genomic stretch:
- a CDS encoding PQQ-dependent sugar dehydrogenase, with protein MTRTILQGLLAATMLMGCQAQTSAQSGNVGEKPFTAVEIATFDSPWAMEFLPGSGVPLTNLALLSEKDGKLWLVDISDGKRLPISGVPPVKAAGQGGLGDVMPHPDFAANRRVYLTFVEPGPDGISGAALGYGTLDLADTAAPTLRDFKIIWRQQPKVSGNGHFSHRIAFGPDGLLYLSSGDRQKMEPAQDLGGNLGKILRLTDEGQPAPGNPWASRGGVAAEIWSIGHRNALGLQFAPDGRLWEHEMGPQGGDEVNLILPGKNYGWPRASNGSHYGGGEIPDHKTGDGYETPKVWWTPSISPGGLLIYSGDKFPRWKGDALVAALSGEALIRIDLDGDKAVKAEQWNMGARIRAVDQGPQGSVYLLEDGGRLLRLDPAAAR; from the coding sequence ATGACCCGGACGATATTGCAAGGCTTGCTGGCCGCGACGATGCTGATGGGGTGCCAGGCGCAAACCTCTGCCCAGTCGGGAAATGTCGGCGAGAAGCCGTTCACCGCCGTCGAGATCGCAACGTTTGACTCTCCCTGGGCGATGGAATTCCTTCCGGGCAGCGGTGTTCCGCTGACCAATCTCGCGCTGCTCAGCGAAAAAGACGGAAAGCTCTGGCTGGTTGACATTTCCGACGGCAAGCGGCTGCCGATTTCGGGCGTCCCGCCCGTCAAGGCGGCTGGGCAGGGCGGGCTTGGCGATGTCATGCCCCACCCCGACTTTGCCGCGAACCGACGAGTGTATCTCACTTTCGTCGAGCCTGGACCGGACGGGATCAGCGGCGCGGCGCTCGGCTATGGAACGCTCGACCTTGCCGACACGGCGGCGCCGACGCTTAGGGATTTCAAGATCATCTGGCGGCAGCAGCCCAAGGTTAGCGGTAATGGCCATTTTTCTCATCGCATCGCCTTCGGTCCCGATGGCTTGCTCTACCTAAGCTCCGGCGACCGGCAGAAGATGGAGCCGGCGCAGGATCTGGGCGGCAATCTTGGCAAGATCCTGCGGCTGACCGACGAAGGCCAGCCCGCGCCCGGCAATCCCTGGGCATCGCGGGGCGGCGTCGCCGCGGAAATATGGTCGATCGGGCACCGCAACGCGCTCGGCCTCCAGTTCGCGCCCGACGGGCGGCTGTGGGAACATGAGATGGGGCCGCAGGGCGGGGACGAAGTGAACCTGATCCTGCCGGGAAAGAATTACGGCTGGCCGCGAGCATCGAACGGATCGCATTATGGCGGCGGCGAAATCCCCGACCATAAGACGGGCGACGGTTATGAAACGCCCAAGGTCTGGTGGACCCCGTCGATCTCGCCAGGGGGCCTGCTGATCTACAGCGGCGACAAATTCCCGCGGTGGAAGGGCGATGCGCTGGTCGCGGCGCTCTCTGGCGAGGCGCTGATCCGGATCGATCTTGACGGCGACAAGGCGGTCAAGGCCGAGCAGTGGAATATGGGTGCCCGAATCCGGGCGGTTGATCAGGGCCCGCAGGGCAGTGTGTACCTGTTAGAGGATGGGGGGCGGCTGCTCAGGCTGGACCCGGCAGCCGCCCGCTGA
- a CDS encoding peroxiredoxin translates to MTLSIGSVAPDFTADTTKGQISFHDWIGDQWAILFSHPKAFTPVCTTELGYMAGLKDEFAKRNTKIIGLSVDATDDNARWLPDIEEVSGNKVDYPVIGDSDLNVAKLYNMLPADSGDSASGRTAANNATVRTVYIIGPDKKIRAMLLYPMSSGRNFDEVLRLLDSVQLTEKQGVATPVNWKPGEDCIIPPSVSDEDAKAKYPGGWETLKPYLRRIPQPAD, encoded by the coding sequence ATGACACTTTCAATCGGCAGCGTGGCGCCGGATTTCACCGCGGACACCACCAAGGGCCAAATCAGCTTCCACGACTGGATCGGCGACCAGTGGGCGATCCTGTTTTCCCACCCCAAGGCCTTCACGCCCGTATGCACCACCGAACTGGGTTATATGGCCGGCCTTAAGGACGAGTTCGCCAAGCGCAACACCAAGATCATCGGCCTTAGCGTCGACGCCACCGACGACAATGCCCGCTGGCTTCCCGACATCGAGGAAGTAAGCGGCAACAAGGTCGACTATCCGGTGATTGGCGACAGCGACCTGAACGTCGCCAAGCTCTACAACATGCTGCCCGCAGACAGCGGCGATAGCGCCTCGGGGCGCACCGCCGCCAACAATGCAACGGTGCGCACCGTCTACATCATCGGTCCGGACAAGAAGATCCGCGCGATGCTGCTCTACCCGATGAGCTCGGGGCGCAATTTCGACGAGGTCCTCCGCCTGCTGGATTCGGTCCAGCTGACCGAGAAGCAGGGCGTTGCAACCCCGGTCAACTGGAAGCCGGGCGAAGATTGCATCATCCCGCCGTCGGTCAGCGACGAGGATGCCAAGGCCAAATATCCGGGTGGCTGGGAAACGCTGAAGCCCTACCTGCGCCGTATCCCGCAGCCTGCGGACTGA
- a CDS encoding cysteine synthase A → MALNDSVLAAIGNTPLIKLRRASEETGCTILGKAEFMNPGASVKDRAALGIITAAIERGELRPGGLIVDGTAGNTGIGLTIVGNALGMKTVIVIPETQSQEKKDALRSLGATLIEVPAVPYRNDNNYVRVAGRTAQRLAREHPEGAIWANQFDNVANRDIHVRTTGPEIWQQTEGGIDGFVSAIGTGGTLAGVAEALRARRAGIAIALADVPGAAMHSYYSSGELKAEGSSITEGIGQGRVTANLEGFQPDHSFRIADAESLDIVYRLIREEGLALGLSSGVNIAGAIRLARELGPGKTIVTMLCDPASRYQSRLFNPDFLRAKGLAPPDWLEQPQVVKPAFA, encoded by the coding sequence ATGGCCCTCAATGACTCCGTGCTCGCCGCGATCGGTAATACCCCGCTGATCAAGCTCCGCCGCGCTTCCGAGGAGACGGGCTGCACCATCCTCGGCAAGGCCGAATTCATGAATCCCGGGGCGTCGGTCAAGGACCGTGCCGCGCTGGGCATCATCACCGCGGCCATCGAACGGGGCGAGCTTCGACCCGGCGGACTGATCGTCGACGGCACCGCCGGCAATACCGGGATCGGCCTCACCATCGTCGGCAATGCGCTGGGCATGAAAACGGTGATCGTCATCCCGGAGACGCAAAGCCAGGAGAAGAAGGACGCGCTGCGCTCTCTCGGCGCCACCCTGATCGAGGTGCCGGCGGTCCCTTACCGGAACGACAATAATTATGTGAGGGTCGCGGGCCGCACCGCCCAGCGGCTGGCACGCGAACATCCCGAGGGCGCGATCTGGGCCAACCAGTTCGACAATGTCGCCAATCGCGACATCCACGTCCGCACCACCGGCCCCGAAATCTGGCAGCAGACCGAGGGAGGGATCGACGGCTTCGTCAGCGCGATCGGTACCGGTGGAACATTGGCGGGGGTCGCCGAGGCCCTGCGCGCGCGGCGGGCCGGCATCGCCATCGCCTTGGCGGACGTTCCGGGGGCTGCGATGCACAGCTATTACAGCAGCGGCGAGCTAAAGGCCGAAGGCAGCTCGATCACCGAAGGGATCGGCCAGGGCCGGGTTACCGCCAACCTCGAAGGCTTTCAGCCCGACCACAGTTTCCGGATCGCCGACGCCGAGAGCCTGGATATCGTCTATCGCCTGATCCGGGAGGAAGGGCTCGCGCTCGGCCTGTCGTCCGGGGTCAACATCGCCGGCGCGATCCGGCTGGCCCGTGAACTGGGGCCCGGCAAGACCATCGTCACCATGTTGTGCGACCCGGCAAGCCGCTATCAGTCGCGGCTGTTCAACCCCGATTTCCTGCGCGCCAAGGGGCTCGCGCCCCCCGATTGGCTCGAACAACCGCAGGTCGTCAAACCGGCATTCGCCTGA
- the trmB gene encoding tRNA (guanine(46)-N(7))-methyltransferase TrmB yields MTAFKAGDPTTLNRLYGRSSGHKLRASQAELVETLLPAIAIPESGEISAERLFGQSCPLHLEIGFGGGEHLAYRADLLPDHGFIGCEPFLNGVAQALAHVRDQQLANVRIHMGDALEVLRRVADGALTMVYLLHPDPWPKARHAKRRMMNDGPLDLIAAKLRQGGELRVATDDPTYLNWALMVMQRHAHQFEWLVSEPGEWERYPSGWLETRYAAKARRQGRMPHQFRYRRLGEPGDAP; encoded by the coding sequence ATGACGGCTTTCAAGGCAGGCGACCCGACGACCCTCAACCGGCTCTATGGCCGGTCGAGCGGACATAAGTTGCGAGCAAGCCAGGCGGAGCTAGTCGAAACGCTGCTACCAGCAATCGCCATTCCGGAAAGTGGGGAGATCAGCGCCGAGCGGCTTTTCGGCCAGTCCTGTCCGCTGCATCTCGAAATCGGTTTCGGCGGGGGCGAGCATCTGGCCTATCGCGCCGACCTGTTGCCCGATCATGGCTTCATCGGCTGCGAACCGTTCCTCAATGGCGTCGCCCAGGCGCTGGCCCACGTCCGCGACCAGCAGCTGGCCAATGTTCGCATTCATATGGGCGATGCACTGGAGGTGCTGCGACGGGTTGCCGACGGCGCGCTGACGATGGTCTATTTACTCCATCCCGACCCCTGGCCCAAGGCACGCCACGCCAAGCGGCGAATGATGAACGACGGTCCGCTCGATTTAATCGCGGCCAAGCTCAGGCAGGGCGGGGAGCTTCGCGTTGCGACCGACGACCCGACCTATCTGAACTGGGCTCTGATGGTCATGCAGCGCCACGCCCATCAATTCGAATGGCTGGTCAGCGAACCGGGCGAATGGGAGCGCTATCCCTCCGGTTGGCTCGAAACCCGATACGCCGCGAAGGCCCGCCGCCAGGGCCGCATGCCGCACCAATTCCGCTATCGACGCCTTGGCGAACCGGGAGACGCTCCCTAA
- a CDS encoding DUF1761 domain-containing protein gives MEFGDLNWAAVLVAAVAIYAIGFIIYGLLMKPDKWMRLARITEEDMTRVGKSRMIYGPLMPLVTAIFMALLFHWAGVSSWQMGLHWGAAIAVASALPALWYGWVYGVGPAGKEMLDSVHLLLGHVAAGAILGGWQ, from the coding sequence ATGGAATTCGGGGATCTCAATTGGGCAGCGGTCTTGGTTGCCGCGGTCGCGATCTACGCCATCGGGTTCATTATCTACGGCCTGCTGATGAAGCCGGACAAATGGATGCGGCTCGCCCGCATAACCGAGGAAGACATGACCCGGGTCGGCAAAAGCCGGATGATCTATGGCCCGTTGATGCCGCTCGTCACGGCGATTTTCATGGCGCTGCTGTTCCATTGGGCCGGGGTGTCGAGTTGGCAGATGGGCCTTCACTGGGGCGCGGCGATCGCCGTTGCCTCGGCCCTCCCGGCGCTATGGTATGGCTGGGTCTACGGGGTCGGCCCTGCGGGCAAGGAGATGCTCGACAGCGTCCACCTCCTGCTTGGCCACGTGGCCGCCGGCGCGATCCTCGGCGGCTGGCAGTAA